In a genomic window of Methanosarcina horonobensis HB-1 = JCM 15518:
- a CDS encoding F0F1 ATP synthase subunit gamma encodes MTETTQSLRTKIDRANDLQSVVRTMKALAASNIGQYEKSVSALSDYYHTVELGLGLCFRKIALMPAPAEEKGQKNARLIGAVVFGSDQGLVGQFNDIITDYAVKELKVLTGKVQVWAVGERVYSRLVDGDLQPIGLYNVPNSVKAITPLIAQILVENEKLRSQDEDAELHLYYNRHKTRVTYEPVSQRLLPLDETWRDDLIKLSWPTKNLLPEVMGDITETLRALIREYLFVSLFRACAESLASENSSRLAAMQRADKNIDELLNNLRGEFYRVRQSGIDEELFEVVSGFEALSRSHSSESR; translated from the coding sequence ATGACCGAAACCACGCAGAGTCTACGCACAAAGATAGATAGAGCAAACGATCTTCAGTCTGTCGTCCGCACTATGAAAGCCCTGGCAGCCTCGAACATAGGGCAATATGAAAAATCGGTTAGTGCTTTATCCGACTATTATCACACAGTGGAACTGGGTTTAGGCTTATGTTTTCGGAAAATTGCACTCATGCCAGCCCCGGCAGAAGAAAAAGGGCAAAAGAATGCACGTCTCATTGGAGCTGTCGTTTTTGGTTCGGACCAGGGGCTTGTAGGTCAATTTAATGATATAATAACCGATTACGCGGTCAAGGAACTGAAAGTTTTGACAGGTAAAGTTCAGGTTTGGGCTGTAGGAGAGCGTGTTTATTCACGCCTGGTAGATGGGGACTTGCAGCCTATTGGACTTTATAATGTGCCAAATTCGGTTAAGGCCATTACCCCACTTATAGCGCAAATTCTTGTGGAAAATGAGAAATTACGCAGCCAGGATGAAGATGCTGAACTTCATCTATATTACAACCGCCACAAAACCAGAGTTACCTACGAGCCAGTTAGCCAGCGACTGCTGCCACTTGATGAAACATGGCGAGATGACCTGATCAAACTTTCCTGGCCAACCAAAAACTTGCTGCCTGAGGTAATGGGCGATATCACAGAGACCTTGCGAGCACTCATCCGCGAGTACCTTTTCGTTTCGCTTTTTAGGGCATGTGCCGAGTCCCTTGCAAGTGAAAATTCGAGCCGGCTAGCAGCGATGCAACGCGCAGACAAAAACATTGATGAGTTGCTTAATAATCTTAGAGGAGAATTCTACCGTGTGCGGCAAAGTGGTATTGACGAGGAGCTGTTTGAAGTTGTTTCAGGTTTTGAAGCACTTTCCAGGTCTCACAGTTCTGAAAGCCGCTAA
- a CDS encoding alternate F1F0 ATPase, F1 subunit alpha: MEPESLKNIFDKVFTEIGQARESVTPKLAPQEVGSILTVSTGIANVSGLPTVGFDELIKFPGDLFGIAFNVDEKEIGTVLLGEYSHLHAGDQVERTRRVMDVAVGEELLGRVIDPLGRPLDDKGPIVTSKRLPIERPSPAIMDRSPVTVPLQTGIKVIDALIPIGRGQRELILGDRQTGKTAIAIDTILNQRNFNVLCVYCAIGQRASAVARAVANLRERGAMDYTIVVVTEGNDPSGLIYIAPYAATSIAEYFMEAGRDVLIVYDDLTNHARAYRELSLLLRRPPGREAYPGDIFYIHSRLLERSTHLLKELGGGSLTALPIIETEAQNISAYIPTNLISITDGQIYLSPSLFELSVLPAVDVGKSVSRVGGKAQLAAYRAVAGDLKLAYSQFEELEAFTRFGARLDENTRKVIEHGRRVRTLLKQPQNSPVPVPDQIVILVALNAKLFDNVPLDKMGEAESALRKAVSDIPSDLRDRFKGDKELSDKDRETILDIARKALEPYQPKPKSESKPEEAKTEEKHELGTQTEEKLSKSEAQTEGKSEPEAKEKS, from the coding sequence ATGGAACCTGAAAGTCTTAAGAATATTTTTGATAAAGTTTTCACCGAAATAGGTCAAGCCAGGGAATCAGTAACCCCGAAGCTTGCTCCGCAAGAGGTTGGCAGTATTTTGACAGTCTCTACAGGCATTGCAAATGTTTCCGGCCTTCCTACTGTAGGCTTCGATGAACTTATAAAATTTCCAGGGGATCTGTTCGGGATCGCGTTTAACGTTGATGAAAAAGAAATAGGTACCGTTCTACTGGGTGAATACTCACATCTGCATGCGGGAGATCAAGTTGAACGCACTCGACGGGTTATGGATGTTGCTGTAGGCGAAGAATTGCTTGGACGAGTTATTGATCCGCTAGGTCGTCCACTTGATGACAAAGGACCAATAGTTACCAGTAAGCGCTTGCCTATCGAACGACCCAGTCCGGCAATTATGGATCGATCTCCTGTTACTGTGCCTCTCCAGACAGGTATCAAAGTTATTGATGCTTTAATTCCTATCGGGCGTGGCCAGAGAGAACTGATTTTAGGGGACCGCCAGACTGGCAAAACCGCAATTGCAATCGATACTATCCTTAACCAGCGCAATTTTAACGTATTGTGTGTTTATTGTGCTATTGGTCAGCGTGCATCCGCAGTTGCCAGAGCAGTGGCAAACTTACGGGAAAGGGGTGCAATGGATTACACGATTGTTGTTGTAACTGAAGGCAATGACCCATCCGGACTAATCTATATTGCTCCTTATGCTGCGACCAGCATTGCAGAGTATTTTATGGAAGCAGGTCGGGACGTGCTGATTGTTTACGACGATCTTACCAATCATGCGCGTGCATATCGAGAACTTTCCCTTTTACTTCGCCGTCCTCCAGGGAGAGAAGCGTACCCAGGTGACATCTTTTATATTCACTCGCGACTGCTGGAGCGGTCTACGCACCTGCTCAAAGAACTGGGTGGAGGCTCACTCACTGCCCTTCCTATTATCGAAACCGAAGCACAAAATATTTCCGCCTATATTCCAACTAACCTGATTTCAATTACAGACGGGCAGATTTACCTCTCACCTTCACTTTTTGAATTGAGTGTGCTTCCTGCAGTTGATGTCGGCAAATCCGTTTCTCGTGTAGGCGGTAAAGCACAGCTTGCTGCCTATAGGGCAGTGGCTGGAGATCTCAAGCTTGCCTATTCACAATTTGAAGAGCTCGAAGCGTTTACCAGATTCGGCGCAAGGCTGGATGAAAATACACGAAAAGTAATTGAGCATGGGAGGCGGGTCCGCACCCTCCTGAAGCAACCTCAAAACTCTCCTGTACCCGTGCCCGATCAGATTGTTATTCTTGTTGCATTGAATGCAAAACTCTTCGACAATGTGCCGCTTGATAAAATGGGAGAGGCTGAGAGTGCCCTCCGCAAGGCAGTGTCAGATATTCCTTCTGATTTACGCGATCGGTTCAAAGGCGATAAAGAATTGAGCGACAAGGATCGCGAGACTATCCTTGATATCGCCCGCAAAGCACTGGAGCCTTACCAGCCAAAGCCCAAATCCGAATCCAAGCCGGAAGAAGCTAAAACCGAGGAAAAACATGAGTTAGGGACCCAGACTGAAGAAAAATTGAGTAAGTCAGAAGCCCAAACTGAAGGAAAGTCCGAGCCGGAAGCTAAGGAGAAATCATGA
- a CDS encoding MM0924 family protein, with translation MKQEFIEKYYLGKEVEIDIGGNTTYRGIAAECNDGVLSLKWTIKEEGYTHIEIEKIAVMWKTLRK, from the coding sequence ATGAAGCAGGAATTCATTGAAAAGTACTATCTGGGCAAAGAAGTAGAAATTGACATTGGGGGAAACACAACATACAGGGGAATAGCTGCAGAATGCAATGACGGAGTCCTGAGCCTTAAATGGACCATAAAAGAAGAAGGCTACACACATATTGAAATAGAGAAAATTGCTGTAATGTGGAAAACCCTTAGAAAGTAA
- a CDS encoding F0F1 ATP synthase subunit C, translating into MALDTYSTTIAVASIAVSGITIGIGVIGPAIGEGRAVATALSSLAQQPDASATITRTLFVGLAMIESLAIYCFVVSMILIFANPFWDRALT; encoded by the coding sequence ATGGCTTTGGACACTTATTCGACAACAATCGCAGTGGCATCAATTGCCGTCTCTGGCATTACAATAGGCATCGGGGTTATCGGGCCCGCAATTGGTGAAGGGCGAGCTGTTGCGACGGCTCTGAGTTCACTGGCACAGCAACCCGATGCTTCCGCAACAATAACCAGGACTCTGTTCGTGGGATTGGCTATGATCGAGTCTCTGGCTATCTATTGTTTTGTGGTCTCTATGATTCTCATTTTCGCCAATCCGTTCTGGGACCGTGCACTTACTTGA
- the ileS gene encoding isoleucine--tRNA ligase codes for MIKEITAKYDAEQIEKKVTQFWEDSDAYRKTREHRKTGKRLFFVDGPPYTTGHIHLGTAWNKIIKDSILRYYSMNNRHILERPGWDMHGLPIEVKVEGVLGFKSKKDIESFGVENFIEKCKEFALTQKQAMTEQFQRLGVWLQWEDPYMTLKDDYIEAAWWTLKQASEKNLLDVGKRSVNWCPRCETAIADSEVEYSERTDPSIYVKFKVKGEENTFIVIWTTTPWTIPANVAVAVHPAYEYSKFRAIRQDGSEEILIAATDLIRNVLKQGRYVDFEILETMLGEELTKLEYESPVGDLVPVQNRIKHGVYLADFVTVENTGCVHIAPGHGMDDFNLGVKHKLPILCPVGSNGSYTEEAGEYEGKNVREANPIVIEDLKARNRLLAEGTVTHRYGHCWRCKTPIIYLATEQWFLKVTEIKDRMLEEIDAVDWYPDWAGSARFRTWVEGARDWCISRQRYWGIPIPVWKCRKCGNLEVIGTKAELLEKAGLNGDIELHRPYVDKVTIPCECGGEKKRVEDVFDVWFDSAVASWATLKFPQTREQFDEWWPADFITEGHDQTRGWFYSQLGASMVGFGRAPYKSVLMHGFTLDAGGKKMSKSLGNVISPLDIIDRFGADTLRAYVLSSSAPWDDLKFNMEEVETIHRSINILWNVFRFPLPYMALDNFDPMQVSLDSVKDALREEDKWILSRAQSVVKAVDEAMSGYLLHKAVREIMEFALEDLSRWYIQLIRPRTWTEADDPDKLAAYCVLYEVYVTITKLISPFMPYLAEEMYQNLIRNVDPNAPESVHMCDWPTVNEAYLDPELETAMNTARSIVEAASNARQKAGRKLRWPISRIVVSPESEEAAKAVDRLRSVLMDQTNSKDIVLTGVGKSWDELGLEVIPDPGKIGPVFKKDAGKVIPALQKVDGFALKKAFAEKGEFELTLADGTTVKVTPGMANFKETLPEGTASAESDAGLVYVDANLTSELEAEGYAREVIRRLQDMRKELDLVVDENIRASVRIEDERVLKLVETLKDLIAEEVRADVFDLGSEIEVSGALVKDWDVEGIAMKMGIAKK; via the coding sequence ATGATAAAAGAAATCACTGCCAAATACGATGCAGAACAAATAGAAAAAAAAGTAACGCAGTTCTGGGAAGACAGCGATGCCTATCGAAAAACCCGGGAGCACCGCAAGACCGGAAAAAGGCTTTTTTTTGTTGACGGCCCCCCGTACACTACAGGACATATTCACCTGGGGACTGCCTGGAATAAGATCATTAAAGATTCCATTCTCCGCTATTATTCCATGAATAACCGCCATATTCTTGAGCGCCCTGGCTGGGATATGCACGGCCTCCCAATTGAGGTTAAGGTCGAAGGTGTTCTCGGATTCAAGTCCAAGAAGGATATCGAGAGCTTCGGAGTAGAAAATTTCATAGAAAAATGCAAGGAATTTGCCCTCACGCAGAAACAGGCAATGACCGAGCAGTTCCAGAGGCTTGGGGTCTGGCTTCAGTGGGAAGACCCTTACATGACCTTGAAAGACGATTATATCGAAGCTGCCTGGTGGACCCTCAAGCAGGCAAGTGAGAAGAACCTCCTTGATGTGGGAAAACGTTCGGTAAACTGGTGTCCGCGCTGTGAGACTGCAATTGCAGACTCCGAGGTTGAATATTCCGAGAGGACCGACCCCTCGATTTATGTTAAGTTCAAGGTCAAAGGCGAAGAGAACACTTTCATAGTTATCTGGACAACCACCCCATGGACAATTCCGGCAAACGTAGCCGTAGCTGTTCATCCGGCTTACGAATACTCTAAATTCAGGGCGATCAGGCAGGACGGCTCGGAAGAGATTCTGATAGCAGCTACAGACCTTATCAGAAACGTCCTCAAGCAGGGCAGGTATGTGGACTTTGAAATTCTTGAGACCATGCTCGGAGAAGAGCTCACAAAGCTTGAGTACGAAAGCCCTGTTGGGGACCTGGTGCCTGTCCAAAACAGGATAAAACACGGTGTCTATCTTGCAGATTTCGTAACTGTGGAAAATACCGGCTGTGTACATATTGCACCAGGGCACGGTATGGACGACTTCAACCTTGGTGTAAAGCATAAACTTCCGATCCTCTGCCCTGTGGGCTCAAACGGTTCCTATACCGAAGAAGCCGGGGAATACGAAGGTAAAAACGTAAGGGAAGCAAACCCCATTGTCATCGAAGACCTCAAGGCCCGCAACAGGCTCCTTGCCGAAGGTACAGTAACTCACAGGTACGGGCACTGCTGGCGCTGCAAGACTCCTATCATCTACCTTGCAACCGAACAGTGGTTCCTCAAGGTTACCGAGATCAAAGACAGAATGCTTGAGGAAATCGATGCTGTTGACTGGTACCCTGACTGGGCAGGTTCAGCTCGTTTCAGAACATGGGTTGAGGGTGCCAGAGACTGGTGTATTTCCAGGCAGCGATACTGGGGAATTCCAATTCCTGTCTGGAAGTGCAGGAAGTGCGGAAATCTTGAGGTAATAGGCACAAAAGCCGAACTTCTGGAAAAGGCGGGATTAAACGGCGATATCGAACTGCACCGTCCTTACGTAGACAAAGTAACCATACCCTGTGAGTGCGGTGGAGAGAAAAAGCGTGTAGAAGACGTCTTTGACGTCTGGTTCGACTCGGCTGTAGCTTCCTGGGCAACCCTGAAGTTCCCGCAGACACGAGAGCAGTTTGACGAGTGGTGGCCTGCTGACTTTATCACCGAAGGGCACGACCAGACACGCGGCTGGTTCTATTCTCAGCTTGGAGCAAGCATGGTTGGCTTTGGACGTGCTCCTTATAAGAGTGTGCTCATGCACGGGTTTACGCTTGATGCAGGTGGAAAGAAGATGTCCAAGAGCCTTGGAAACGTGATCTCTCCTCTGGATATTATAGACAGGTTCGGGGCAGATACCCTGCGTGCCTACGTGCTTTCTTCAAGTGCACCCTGGGACGACCTCAAGTTCAATATGGAAGAAGTGGAGACCATCCACCGCTCGATCAATATCCTCTGGAACGTTTTCAGGTTCCCGTTGCCGTATATGGCACTCGATAACTTTGACCCGATGCAGGTCAGCCTTGACTCCGTAAAAGATGCCCTGCGGGAAGAAGACAAATGGATTCTATCAAGGGCCCAGTCCGTGGTAAAAGCTGTGGATGAAGCCATGAGCGGGTATCTATTGCATAAAGCGGTTCGTGAGATCATGGAGTTTGCCCTCGAAGACCTTTCACGCTGGTACATCCAGCTTATCCGCCCGAGAACCTGGACCGAGGCTGATGATCCTGACAAGCTTGCAGCTTACTGTGTGCTTTATGAGGTATATGTGACCATAACAAAATTGATCTCGCCTTTCATGCCTTACCTTGCTGAGGAGATGTATCAGAACCTGATAAGGAACGTGGACCCGAATGCCCCTGAGTCGGTCCATATGTGCGACTGGCCGACAGTTAATGAAGCGTATCTTGACCCGGAACTTGAAACGGCCATGAACACCGCCCGCTCAATTGTGGAAGCTGCCTCAAACGCCCGCCAGAAGGCAGGAAGAAAGCTCAGGTGGCCCATCTCCAGAATTGTTGTCTCCCCTGAAAGTGAAGAGGCAGCAAAAGCAGTTGACAGGCTGCGCTCTGTCCTTATGGATCAGACCAATTCCAAAGACATTGTGCTTACAGGTGTGGGCAAGAGCTGGGATGAACTCGGGCTTGAGGTTATCCCTGACCCCGGCAAGATCGGACCTGTGTTCAAGAAGGATGCCGGAAAAGTAATTCCTGCCCTGCAGAAAGTCGATGGTTTTGCTTTAAAGAAGGCTTTTGCCGAAAAAGGTGAGTTCGAGCTTACCCTTGCCGACGGAACCACCGTCAAAGTTACCCCAGGTATGGCAAACTTCAAAGAGACCCTGCCCGAAGGTACGGCCAGTGCGGAATCCGATGCAGGACTTGTCTATGTGGATGCAAATCTGACCTCCGAACTCGAAGCCGAGGGATATGCAAGGGAAGTAATCCGCAGGCTCCAGGACATGAGAAAGGAACTCGACCTTGTTGTGGATGAAAACATCCGTGCCTCTGTCCGGATCGAAGACGAAAGGGTCTTAAAGCTCGTTGAAACCCTGAAGGACCTGATTGCAGAAGAGGTTAGAGCAGATGTCTTTGACCTGGGCAGCGAAATCGAGGTCTCTGGAGCCCTTGTGAAGGACTGGGACGTCGAAGGCATCGCCATGAAGATGGGAATTGCAAAGAAATGA
- a CDS encoding ATP-binding protein, producing the protein MQRLELLPLVLDHQKFFQNPSDIISRYIPVFPCLDGSEINVICGPLHAGKTSFLRQVADLVQCMKIYINFEDSRFKEMEPESLQEIEEIAAEFYRKGSGDEEGFENEDKSYEERPAGPTCYFLDEIQNFSGWEDWIDRLQCGGAKVFITSSSSSLMTQDISSRFSNRIRTLRLLPFSFKEYLILNGLMVPRPNFLTPSRCDEMLCLFLRYFETGGFPEVISNGDFRLSRQFFEEILRKEIIARHNIQDPDGLKNLAVFLISNMASEYCMDTLKKVSGINSENTISNYLDYLEEAFLLFRVPMFNHGFEKSENGRENENGKEVPYKVYAGDTGFFKSVFPNYPDSLGLRFENIVFLELLRKGKEISYFRGKRECDFLICEKDSQTVTTAVQVSVCFGGSAVREREVLGLMEAMEEFGLKEGLILTMDDEGVMEIDGKDGEKKRIVINSVWKWMLE; encoded by the coding sequence ATGCAAAGACTTGAACTTCTTCCCCTGGTTCTTGACCACCAAAAATTTTTCCAAAACCCCTCTGATATAATCTCACGCTACATTCCAGTTTTCCCATGTCTGGACGGGAGCGAGATCAATGTGATCTGTGGTCCACTCCATGCAGGTAAGACTTCCTTCCTGAGGCAGGTCGCAGACCTTGTGCAGTGTATGAAGATTTACATTAATTTTGAAGACAGCAGGTTTAAAGAAATGGAACCTGAAAGCCTTCAGGAAATCGAAGAAATTGCAGCTGAATTTTATAGAAAAGGATCTGGAGATGAAGAAGGGTTTGAAAATGAAGATAAGTCTTATGAGGAAAGGCCTGCCGGACCGACCTGCTATTTCCTTGATGAAATCCAGAATTTCTCTGGCTGGGAGGACTGGATTGACAGGCTTCAATGCGGTGGAGCAAAGGTGTTTATAACATCTTCGTCCTCAAGTCTCATGACTCAGGATATCTCTTCTCGCTTTTCAAACAGGATAAGGACTCTCAGGCTTCTGCCTTTTTCCTTTAAAGAATATCTTATCCTGAATGGTCTAATGGTCCCAAGGCCTAACTTCCTTACACCTTCCAGGTGCGATGAAATGCTATGTCTGTTCCTGCGCTATTTTGAAACCGGCGGCTTTCCGGAGGTAATCAGTAACGGAGACTTCAGGCTTTCCAGGCAGTTTTTTGAGGAAATCCTGCGAAAGGAGATCATTGCCAGGCATAATATTCAGGATCCAGACGGGTTGAAAAACCTTGCAGTTTTCCTGATCTCGAACATGGCATCGGAATACTGCATGGATACTTTGAAAAAAGTGAGTGGGATCAACAGCGAAAACACTATTAGTAACTATCTGGACTATCTGGAAGAAGCTTTTTTGCTGTTCCGGGTCCCCATGTTTAATCACGGATTTGAAAAATCGGAAAACGGAAGAGAAAACGAAAATGGAAAAGAAGTCCCGTATAAAGTGTATGCTGGAGACACAGGTTTCTTCAAATCAGTATTTCCCAATTATCCGGATAGCCTTGGCTTAAGATTTGAAAACATTGTATTTCTTGAACTGCTAAGGAAGGGCAAGGAGATCTCTTATTTCCGTGGCAAGAGAGAATGCGATTTCCTTATATGTGAAAAAGACAGCCAGACTGTTACGACTGCGGTTCAGGTCTCTGTCTGCTTCGGAGGTTCTGCAGTAAGGGAACGGGAAGTCCTCGGGCTTATGGAAGCAATGGAAGAGTTCGGGCTTAAAGAAGGGCTTATCCTTACAATGGACGATGAAGGAGTTATGGAAATAGATGGAAAGGACGGAGAAAAGAAAAGAATAGTAATTAACTCGGTATGGAAATGGATGCTGGAATAA
- a CDS encoding zinc ribbon domain-containing protein yields the protein MKKGKCPKCGSENLDTGHIIGERIGYESDNECYFSGPMREFKVHVCSDCGYAEFYVDIEKRKSLFVKKKNS from the coding sequence ATGAAAAAGGGAAAATGCCCGAAATGTGGGAGTGAAAATCTCGATACAGGCCATATAATTGGAGAACGTATAGGTTATGAGTCTGATAACGAATGCTATTTTTCCGGCCCTATGCGTGAATTTAAAGTGCATGTTTGTTCAGACTGCGGGTATGCTGAATTTTATGTGGATATAGAAAAACGAAAATCTCTTTTTGTTAAGAAGAAAAACAGTTAA
- a CDS encoding F0F1 ATP synthase subunit B family protein, giving the protein MPLIDWFTVIAQVINFLILVWLLKRFLYKPILNAIDAREKRVADELANADTKKAEAEKEKEEFKHKNEEFDQQRSALLNKAKEDAKAERQRFFEEVRKEASDLRAKQQEALKNEEENLSQEIGRRTQQEIFSIARKVLEDLAGTSLEERAVDVFSQRMRTLNDEEKKQLASALGASLGQVLVRTAFDLPQEQRDSIKKTIKETLGIETQPKFETVPDLISGIELTTDGQKVAWSIADYLTSLQKSIDELLKEQPRSKARIEPQTENNKPRSENEPETEQEPEAEANKPESKTESEGETRPETDYNKPKSRKEPEAEANKPESKTESEGETRPETDYNKPKSRKEPEAKQEPDAKQESEVK; this is encoded by the coding sequence ATGCCGCTAATCGATTGGTTCACAGTTATTGCGCAAGTGATTAATTTCCTCATCCTTGTGTGGTTGTTGAAGCGCTTTCTTTATAAACCCATACTTAACGCCATTGATGCACGTGAGAAGAGGGTAGCAGATGAACTTGCGAATGCAGATACGAAAAAGGCAGAAGCGGAAAAAGAGAAAGAGGAGTTCAAGCATAAGAACGAGGAGTTCGATCAGCAGCGCAGTGCCCTCTTAAATAAGGCAAAAGAAGACGCAAAAGCTGAACGTCAGCGGTTTTTTGAAGAAGTAAGAAAAGAAGCCTCCGATTTGAGAGCAAAACAGCAGGAGGCATTAAAGAACGAAGAAGAAAACCTAAGTCAGGAAATCGGTCGCCGGACCCAGCAGGAAATATTTAGCATAGCGCGAAAAGTACTGGAAGACCTGGCTGGAACCAGTTTGGAAGAACGCGCAGTTGATGTGTTTTCTCAAAGGATGCGCACTCTGAATGATGAGGAAAAGAAACAGTTAGCTTCAGCACTTGGTGCATCACTAGGGCAGGTGCTCGTTCGTACTGCGTTTGACCTTCCACAGGAACAGCGTGACTCGATTAAAAAGACGATTAAAGAAACTCTTGGTATAGAAACTCAACCAAAATTCGAGACAGTGCCAGATCTTATCAGTGGTATCGAATTAACTACAGATGGACAAAAAGTGGCGTGGAGCATTGCAGACTATCTTACATCTCTGCAAAAAAGTATCGACGAACTGCTGAAAGAGCAGCCAAGAAGTAAAGCCAGAATCGAGCCTCAAACCGAAAATAACAAACCCAGGTCGGAAAACGAACCAGAAACTGAACAAGAGCCGGAAGCTGAGGCCAATAAACCCGAATCAAAAACTGAATCAGAAGGTGAAACCAGACCTGAAACTGATTATAATAAGCCCAAATCGAGAAAAGAGCCGGAAGCTGAGGCCAATAAACCCGAATCAAAAACTGAATCAGAAGGTGAAACCAGACCTGAAACTGATTATAATAAGCCCAAATCGAGAAAAGAGCCGGAAGCTAAACAGGAACCTGATGCAAAACAAGAATCTGAGGTTAAATAG
- a CDS encoding DUF7544 domain-containing protein, with product MSWYAIDAVDRAFTRTKKALFEPFDFWKWVKLAIIIFFIGSMGSNYGGSGTHYQPSDNYGNDFPSIEPGDPGDIPDFPSGISGLGLGYIDSVSSLAIIATALVFFILFVLLFSYISSVMEFVFVESLVRNEVRLRAYFKKFMGKGFNLLLIRLALGLIFVILFVLALLPFVPVFLTESSDFKVSALIGGMFWFFGVIILLVLIGSVVSSFLSLAIPLSIYRETGILSAFRMVYRSFRKSWQEVLVYWFIRFLIGIGIAILALILFGLIILASVIIFLIIDGVLYFIFSALVSEPYSWILLIPFVIVEILLVFVTLIFLSVPFAVYLKYHLLSFLEAWFAGANIPFFDEFKGKPEIGTGTEPGDMEQSSMEQYVPEPNGPGSGGPDPSI from the coding sequence ATGAGCTGGTATGCAATAGATGCGGTGGATAGAGCTTTTACGAGGACAAAAAAAGCTCTTTTCGAACCTTTTGATTTCTGGAAATGGGTAAAGCTTGCAATCATCATTTTTTTCATTGGTAGCATGGGGTCTAACTACGGAGGCTCCGGAACCCATTATCAACCCTCCGATAACTACGGAAATGATTTTCCAAGTATTGAACCTGGAGATCCTGGAGATATACCTGATTTCCCTTCCGGTATATCCGGACTTGGTCTTGGTTATATTGATTCTGTATCTTCCCTGGCAATTATAGCTACTGCATTAGTTTTCTTTATTCTTTTCGTTCTTCTTTTTTCATATATTTCCAGTGTTATGGAGTTTGTTTTTGTAGAATCTCTGGTAAGGAACGAGGTGCGTCTCCGGGCTTACTTTAAAAAATTCATGGGAAAGGGTTTCAACCTCCTGCTGATACGTCTGGCCCTGGGACTTATTTTCGTTATACTTTTCGTACTGGCTTTGCTGCCTTTTGTCCCGGTATTTCTTACAGAGTCCTCTGACTTTAAAGTGTCTGCTCTCATAGGTGGGATGTTCTGGTTTTTTGGCGTAATTATCCTGCTTGTCCTGATAGGATCAGTCGTAAGCTCTTTCTTAAGCCTTGCAATCCCTCTTTCTATTTACAGGGAAACAGGAATTCTTTCGGCTTTCCGTATGGTATACAGGAGTTTCAGAAAGAGCTGGCAGGAAGTGCTTGTTTACTGGTTTATCAGGTTCCTTATTGGAATCGGGATAGCCATCCTGGCACTTATCCTGTTCGGACTGATTATACTGGCGTCGGTGATTATTTTCCTTATTATTGACGGGGTCCTTTATTTTATCTTCTCGGCTTTAGTATCGGAGCCCTATAGCTGGATACTCCTGATCCCATTCGTGATTGTAGAGATACTGCTGGTTTTCGTCACTTTGATCTTTCTGAGTGTGCCATTTGCAGTCTACCTGAAGTACCACTTGCTTAGCTTCCTTGAAGCCTGGTTTGCCGGGGCAAATATTCCATTCTTTGACGAATTCAAAGGAAAACCTGAAATAGGGACAGGGACAGAACCAGGCGATATGGAGCAGTCTTCAATGGAACAATATGTGCCGGAACCAAACGGGCCGGGATCAGGTGGTCCGGACCCTTCTATCTAA
- a CDS encoding 6-hydroxymethylpterin diphosphokinase MptE-like protein: protein MDFAAWEPIYESILEDFGFDRSGDEEAACFLSRMLTEDNSVSLSELKDKISGKYVMVCGNAPGLRAELSENDLSAFVIIAADGAAAVLTDMGCVPEVICTDLDGNSEADIEKEIYACEQGSIVLIHAHGDNMDKLEKYVPRFKRFVATTQARPFDNVYNFGGFSDGDRCAFVAKEFGASNIKLTGFDFEDPEVNPVKKKKLKWAKELLGMLGII from the coding sequence ATGGACTTTGCTGCCTGGGAGCCAATTTACGAAAGTATCCTTGAAGACTTCGGGTTTGACCGTAGCGGTGATGAAGAGGCAGCGTGTTTTCTTTCCCGTATGCTGACAGAGGATAATTCTGTCAGCCTCTCCGAACTCAAAGATAAGATTTCAGGAAAGTATGTCATGGTCTGCGGGAACGCTCCCGGACTCAGGGCTGAACTTTCAGAAAACGATCTATCTGCTTTTGTTATAATTGCAGCTGACGGAGCTGCTGCCGTTCTTACGGACATGGGTTGCGTACCTGAAGTCATCTGTACCGACCTTGACGGGAATTCCGAAGCTGACATTGAAAAAGAGATCTACGCCTGTGAACAGGGTTCGATTGTCCTGATCCATGCCCACGGGGATAATATGGATAAGCTGGAAAAATACGTGCCCAGATTTAAACGCTTTGTTGCAACTACCCAGGCAAGGCCTTTTGATAATGTCTACAACTTCGGCGGGTTTAGCGATGGAGATCGCTGCGCTTTTGTGGCAAAAGAATTCGGAGCCAGCAACATTAAGCTGACTGGATTTGATTTTGAAGACCCTGAAGTGAATCCTGTTAAGAAAAAGAAACTGAAGTGGGCTAAAGAATTACTCGGGATGTTAGGAATTATCTGA